Part of the Halorhabdus utahensis DSM 12940 genome, CCCACTGACCGACTTTACCGAGCAGCAAGGAGACAGTGACAGTATATTCAACCCGGGAGAACGCTGGGGCTACAATCTCACGACTTCGGAACTGCTTCGCGTCGTTATCGCTCATGGTCCGACCAGTACGGTTCTCGCTGATCACGAGTGTGACGTGCCGACTACTGTCGGCTACACGCGTTGCTGAGTTGTTGTCCCCTGTCCAATCACCGAACTTCGACAATTGACGAATTCACAGTCGACAAAAACATAAGGGGCCTCTCCGTTTCCGGGAACGAATCATGACTACAGTGGGCATCGACGCTGTCGAGATCCGCACTGGGAATCTCAAACTCGACCTGGCGGAGACGTTCGCCCCCGCCAAGGACGAAGACCCGGCGAAATATACCAAAGGCCTCGGCTTGCATTCGAGTTCGTTCCCGGACGTCTACGAGGACATCGTCACGATGGGCGCGAACGCGGGCAAGCGTCTGATGGATCGAAAGGGGCTCGAACCTGACGATATCGGCCGGATCGACGTGGCGACCGAGAGCGCGTTCGATCACTCCAAGCCGGCTTCGACGTATATCGCCGGGTGTCTCGAAGACGTCTACGAGGGGGACTTCCATCACGCGAACAAGGGTGAACGGAAGTTCGCCTGCGTCGCCGGCACCCAGGCGATCGACGACGCGGTCAACTGGATCGGTTCCGGGAAGAACCGCGGGCGAGCGGCACTCGTGATCGCCACCGACACTGCGCTCTATGCACGGGGAGATTCCGGCGAGGCGACACAGGGTGCTGGCGCGGTCGCCATGCTGATCGACGAGGATCCGAGTCTCGTCTCGGTCGATCCCGTCCAGGGCTTTGGCAGCGCCGACGAGACGGACTTCCTCAAACCCAACCAGCAGTTCCCGAGCGTCGACGGCAAGCGCTCGATGCAGGTCTACCTCGCGCGGATGCGCGAAGCACTGACGGACGTCGAACGCCAGCGTGATCTCCACCCGGATGACTTCGCCGTCGTGCCGTTCCACATCCCCTTCCCCGGGATGGTCCGGAAGGGTGCGGCACTCGGCTATCGCCACATCTCTCGCGGGACGGACGTCGAGGAGGAGCTCGCCGAGGAGATCGGAATGCAGCCACGGCGGGAGGACTTCGAGGACGACGAGGCCTTCCGTGACGCGCTGACGGAGTACACGGATAGCCTGACCGAGACCGATCGCTATCGCGAGTGGTACGACCGCACGGTCGAGCCAACGCTTGGTATCTCCCGGCACGTCGGCAACTGGTACACCGGCTCGGTCCACCTGGCGCGGGCATCGGCACTCAAAGAAGCCAGAGAGAGCGGCCGTGATCTCGACGACGAAGAGATGCTGGTCTGTTCGTACGGCAGCGGTGCGCAGGCCGAGATCCACATCGAGACCGTCCAGCCCGGCTGGGAGGACGAGATCGCCGCGCTCAACGTCGACGAACAGCTCCGGGATCGCTACGATATCACTTTCGCCGAATACGAGCAGATCCACGAGGTTCACAACTACGACGAGACCACCGACATCGACGCGTTCACCACGCCCGAAGCGGAGTTCGTCTTCGACGGCTGGGGGCGCATGGGCGAGCGCAAGTACACCTACGTCGAATAGGCCAGGTAGCTTCCAATTCGGTCAATAGACCAGAATCGGCCGATTTCCGTTGGTCCGTGGTTTCGGACCGATAGCGGGAACGGGATGTGGCCGTGGCTGGCCCATCGTGTTCGCGGCCGCATCCCCTCGCTGTCTTCTCTTCAGAACTGCTCGGCCAGTCGGTCGAGCATCGCATCCAGGTCCAGCGTCGTCGCCGCCAGTGCGAACCCGTCGACGCGGGCCAGATCCGCGGCTCGCTCCCAGACGTCCTCGGACTCGATCCCGTGAAGGACGACGGCGTTCGGCGTCGGGTTCACGACCCGCATGGCGACCAGCGGCGACTCACCCCGGGTGACGTTCGTGAACACGAGTGCGCGGTTCGAGCTTTGGCCATAGAGACGGTAGAACTCCTCACTGGAGAGCCGGGTGATCGCCTCGATGCTGTCGATCACTGTGTGGCCCACGACAGTTTCCCGAGAGCCGTCAGCGAGTTTCGTCGCCTCGATGGCCTCGAAATATCGGTCGATCGGGACCGCCGCCGAGAACTCCCGGAGATCCGAAACGATGGTATTGTCGAAGCCGGCCGAGATGACCCGGGCGTGCTGGCGGATGTGTCGACCACCGCGACGCTGGTCGATCGCGAGCAGCGCCGTGACTGTCCGGTCGACTACGGCGATACCGGGATTGTCC contains:
- the hmgB gene encoding hydroxymethylglutaryl-CoA synthase; this translates as MTTVGIDAVEIRTGNLKLDLAETFAPAKDEDPAKYTKGLGLHSSSFPDVYEDIVTMGANAGKRLMDRKGLEPDDIGRIDVATESAFDHSKPASTYIAGCLEDVYEGDFHHANKGERKFACVAGTQAIDDAVNWIGSGKNRGRAALVIATDTALYARGDSGEATQGAGAVAMLIDEDPSLVSVDPVQGFGSADETDFLKPNQQFPSVDGKRSMQVYLARMREALTDVERQRDLHPDDFAVVPFHIPFPGMVRKGAALGYRHISRGTDVEEELAEEIGMQPRREDFEDDEAFRDALTEYTDSLTETDRYREWYDRTVEPTLGISRHVGNWYTGSVHLARASALKEARESGRDLDDEEMLVCSYGSGAQAEIHIETVQPGWEDEIAALNVDEQLRDRYDITFAEYEQIHEVHNYDETTDIDAFTTPEAEFVFDGWGRMGERKYTYVE
- a CDS encoding helix-turn-helix domain-containing protein, producing the protein MDRGSDRDRLANRIAGEIATSDRPGETISKWRTDFEIAQSELAAELDVSPSVVSDYESGRRDNPGIAVVDRTVTALLAIDQRRGGRHIRQHARVISAGFDNTIVSDLREFSAAVPIDRYFEAIEATKLADGSRETVVGHTVIDSIEAITRLSSEEFYRLYGQSSNRALVFTNVTRGESPLVAMRVVNPTPNAVVLHGIESEDVWERAADLARVDGFALAATTLDLDAMLDRLAEQF